The following proteins are co-located in the Halocatena salina genome:
- a CDS encoding lipid II:glycine glycyltransferase FemX, with amino-acid sequence MTETNALTVRSVRPHRTPEWRAFVEAHPEATVFHTAEWLHTVETVFRYDPRHVLLTDSGTVRALMPGFVVFEGVGRSVLNPFCEYGFPLIETETTDTAVLSALQNTGDTRVVKDAGWSGVAGYNTVGYGGVPTGSSIRLSVDRSFAVLWETVFDKDVRRCVRTARDQGVSVTDGTVEEFYPLYLETMRRLGSPQFPERFFASLVDAFEEAATILLARRDGEPIAGVFLFEWEDTTTVWTPASRRTHWDYRPNHLLYLEAIERACRAERSIVDFGRSRRGSSVHEFKAQFGGVDYPLMSFVTPPHRAHRASLEGYSRLSAITPYLAPVITNPAVGPRLKRLIHE; translated from the coding sequence ATGACCGAGACGAATGCCCTTACGGTACGGTCGGTTCGTCCCCATCGAACTCCCGAGTGGCGAGCCTTCGTCGAGGCACACCCCGAGGCAACGGTGTTTCACACCGCAGAATGGTTACACACCGTCGAAACGGTGTTCAGATACGATCCTCGACACGTTCTACTCACCGATAGCGGAACGGTTCGTGCACTCATGCCCGGATTCGTCGTGTTCGAGGGCGTCGGACGAAGCGTACTCAACCCCTTCTGTGAGTACGGCTTTCCGCTGATCGAGACGGAAACGACGGACACAGCAGTGCTATCGGCACTCCAAAACACCGGCGACACACGCGTCGTCAAAGACGCCGGTTGGAGCGGTGTCGCCGGGTACAACACGGTTGGCTACGGTGGCGTCCCGACCGGCTCGTCGATCCGTCTGTCGGTCGATCGATCGTTTGCGGTGCTCTGGGAGACGGTCTTTGATAAGGACGTTCGCCGGTGTGTCCGGACTGCACGCGATCAGGGTGTTAGCGTGACTGACGGCACTGTCGAGGAGTTTTATCCGCTGTATCTCGAAACGATGCGCCGGCTAGGAAGCCCGCAGTTTCCCGAGCGGTTTTTCGCGTCGCTTGTAGACGCCTTCGAAGAGGCAGCTACCATCCTACTCGCACGACGCGACGGCGAACCGATCGCAGGCGTGTTCCTGTTCGAGTGGGAAGATACGACGACCGTCTGGACGCCCGCTTCGAGGCGAACCCACTGGGACTACCGACCGAACCATCTGCTTTACCTCGAAGCGATCGAACGGGCTTGTCGGGCCGAGCGGTCGATCGTTGACTTCGGGCGGTCGCGTCGTGGCTCTAGCGTTCACGAGTTCAAAGCCCAGTTCGGCGGCGTCGACTATCCGCTCATGAGCTTCGTAACGCCGCCACATCGGGCTCACCGCGCTTCGCTTGAGGGATACAGCCGACTGTCCGCGATCACACCCTATCTCGCACCGGTTATCACCAATCCCGCCGTGGGACCACGGTTAAAACGATTGATCCATGAATAA
- a CDS encoding DHHA1 domain-containing protein, which yields MFIGLVSVLALTGTTVYWWRRERLVKESLTISRDWETNTNAAPTVAHGELQAATKAAKRLDARITDLPERVTTLDEERRDLRRELDTVRERWADSWLSQVDMTMDGDPPVRVITFDSWELDDVRAFAKRAMREDAITIVVAGGDGSFAVAVGEPLAGEFSATGIASDITGHAGGGAGGTDRLAIGGGATGALDTACRTVKSSLVQSTTISPGPENDVS from the coding sequence ATGTTCATCGGACTCGTCTCGGTTCTCGCTCTCACCGGGACGACTGTCTACTGGTGGCGACGAGAGCGTCTGGTCAAAGAGAGTTTGACCATCAGTCGTGATTGGGAGACGAACACGAACGCCGCGCCCACCGTTGCCCATGGGGAGTTGCAAGCGGCAACAAAAGCAGCTAAACGTCTCGACGCACGCATCACGGATCTTCCAGAGCGGGTCACGACGCTCGATGAGGAACGTCGCGATCTGCGCCGTGAGCTCGATACCGTTCGGGAGCGATGGGCTGATTCGTGGCTGTCACAAGTCGATATGACGATGGACGGCGATCCGCCCGTTCGAGTGATCACGTTCGATTCTTGGGAACTCGACGACGTGCGAGCGTTCGCAAAACGCGCCATGAGAGAGGACGCGATCACCATCGTGGTTGCCGGTGGTGACGGTTCGTTCGCCGTCGCGGTTGGTGAGCCGTTGGCCGGCGAGTTCAGTGCGACCGGGATAGCCAGCGACATCACCGGGCACGCCGGTGGAGGTGCGGGTGGCACCGATCGATTGGCCATCGGCGGCGGAGCAACCGGTGCGCTCGATACCGCCTGTCGAACCGTCAAAAGCTCCCTCGTACAGTCGACTACGATATCCCCCGGTCCCGAAAACGATGTGTCGTGA
- a CDS encoding FkbM family methyltransferase, giving the protein MCRDRRGDPSTDDTPRTGNSGLFSVTHRLLNTASQLTDRYDALSFLDELYWKIDTAYCLLRIALCGGVMSVRIGGETVQFGLSTRSEYRRATDLGGERAVIEALLAELRGSETVWDIGACIGTYTCPVASALTTGSVVGFEPEPTNRSRLRRNLERNAFTADWTVSSVALSDHDGTCTLSSEFVAAGAGHHHLSLESNGSTVETKRGDSLVKDGVFTPPGVIKMDVQGAELQVLRGLQGILTEVRSLYLEVHSNKCRRYGTTAEEIEAFLTRAGFSITVFGPPTNRRSGVYLVHAQR; this is encoded by the coding sequence ATGTGTCGTGATCGACGTGGGGATCCCTCGACCGACGACACGCCTCGAACCGGGAACTCCGGTCTCTTTTCTGTGACACACCGACTCCTGAACACGGCGTCGCAGCTCACCGACCGATACGATGCGTTATCGTTCCTCGACGAACTCTATTGGAAGATCGACACCGCGTACTGTTTGCTCCGGATTGCACTCTGTGGTGGCGTGATGTCCGTTCGGATCGGTGGAGAAACGGTCCAGTTTGGACTTTCCACGAGATCGGAGTACCGCAGAGCCACGGATCTTGGCGGCGAACGTGCCGTGATAGAGGCCCTGCTGGCGGAGCTACGCGGCTCCGAAACGGTCTGGGATATCGGTGCGTGTATCGGAACGTATACGTGTCCTGTTGCGAGTGCCCTCACCACCGGGAGCGTCGTCGGATTCGAACCCGAGCCAACGAATCGCTCCCGTCTCCGGCGGAACCTCGAACGGAACGCGTTCACCGCCGACTGGACGGTCTCTTCGGTCGCGCTCTCGGATCACGACGGTACGTGTACGCTCTCTTCGGAGTTCGTGGCGGCTGGAGCAGGCCATCACCATCTCTCCCTGGAATCGAACGGTTCGACCGTCGAAACGAAACGAGGCGATTCGCTGGTCAAGGATGGGGTATTTACGCCCCCCGGCGTGATTAAAATGGACGTTCAGGGGGCGGAGCTGCAGGTTTTGCGCGGGTTACAAGGGATACTCACAGAAGTCAGATCTCTCTACCTCGAAGTCCATTCGAACAAGTGCCGACGATATGGGACGACTGCCGAGGAAATCGAAGCGTTCCTCACCAGGGCAGGGTTTTCGATCACGGTTTTTGGCCCACCGACGAACCGGCGATCAGGGGTCTATCTCGTTCATGCCCAACGATGA
- a CDS encoding carboxylate--amine ligase, translating to MDQRDESDRSILLPVNDSGSSVSCVRSLSKQGVHTVVVSEHPDRPVFASRYCDEMLTVPSPYDDLIAYKDALLSAAKRPDVHTIIPHREMDSYVLSKYQSEFEEHVVPLWPSFENVQTVHDGLRMADAAREAGIEVPETWSFEDVADWDRELIIKPRYSILTSDYVSSLSPHDCEGKMEPIYVPPGTEPDLKTIQATMHKSDCQAPDHIPIVQELVRDTRTEYGFRGLCEDGTSVLTCQKCQIRGTSYAGGASAFRKTMHDSRLEELGRRLLEHLGWDGLASVQFLQDPDSGEYKFTEINPRVWASIEMDVLAGADFPYAHWLVATDNADRIEPEYELGTGNHLLIGELQYLWSVLRDEYPLIERPRFRSALWAVLSSCYDQPHFDFVHLDDPGPFVRGVLNQLSIGGRPTGETAGE from the coding sequence ATGGATCAGCGAGATGAGAGTGATCGATCGATCCTTCTCCCAGTTAACGATTCTGGGAGCAGCGTTTCGTGTGTTCGGTCGCTCAGCAAACAGGGCGTTCACACGGTTGTCGTCTCTGAACATCCGGACAGGCCGGTGTTTGCGTCGCGGTACTGTGATGAGATGCTCACTGTTCCCTCGCCCTACGACGATCTGATCGCGTACAAGGATGCCCTACTATCGGCTGCAAAACGGCCGGACGTGCACACGATCATTCCACACCGAGAGATGGACAGCTACGTTCTTTCGAAGTACCAGTCCGAGTTCGAAGAACACGTCGTTCCGCTGTGGCCCTCCTTCGAGAACGTCCAAACGGTGCACGATGGGCTTCGAATGGCTGACGCCGCCCGAGAAGCGGGGATCGAAGTTCCTGAAACGTGGTCGTTCGAGGACGTGGCGGACTGGGATCGTGAGCTGATCATCAAACCCCGGTATTCGATTCTCACCAGCGACTACGTGAGCTCGCTGTCTCCGCATGACTGTGAGGGAAAAATGGAGCCGATATACGTCCCGCCTGGTACCGAGCCGGATTTGAAGACGATCCAAGCGACGATGCACAAAAGTGACTGTCAGGCACCGGATCACATCCCGATCGTTCAGGAACTCGTTCGAGACACGCGCACCGAATACGGCTTTCGCGGACTGTGTGAGGACGGCACATCGGTGTTGACCTGTCAAAAATGTCAGATTAGAGGAACGTCGTACGCCGGTGGTGCAAGCGCGTTTCGAAAGACGATGCACGATTCCCGTTTGGAAGAGCTCGGACGGAGGTTACTCGAACACCTCGGGTGGGACGGTCTCGCCTCGGTGCAGTTTCTTCAGGATCCCGACTCAGGGGAGTATAAATTCACCGAGATCAACCCCCGTGTGTGGGCATCGATCGAGATGGACGTGCTCGCAGGTGCCGACTTTCCGTACGCTCACTGGTTGGTAGCGACGGACAACGCGGATCGCATCGAACCGGAATACGAATTGGGCACCGGCAATCACCTTCTCATCGGTGAACTGCAGTATCTCTGGAGCGTTCTCCGAGACGAGTACCCTCTTATCGAACGGCCGCGATTCCGTAGCGCGTTGTGGGCGGTGCTTTCCTCGTGCTACGATCAGCCCCATTTCGATTTCGTTCATCTGGACGATCCTGGTCCCTTCGTTCGTGGCGTCCTCAATCAACTGTCGATCGGTGGTCGTCCGACAGGAGAAACCGCCGGAGAGTGA
- a CDS encoding MATE family efflux transporter produces the protein MNYTKILRSSLGTFVTRVGLSVAVFLGIFYLAVATTPVVLGIYSLFIAVIRALDLLTNVGITEAAQKRISEGTERDEYFTATLVVRLGLFAPVGISVAIYHQQIATYIGSELVVPFLFAGSFAFLVRKTIESGLIGEKKVAQAGLLQFIYATGQLASWIFLVSLGYGLFGVLVGYVVGQLVASGVGMILLTLRLKRPTIQHFRSLFEFAKYSWVGAVTTQSWIWTDTLVLGIFVVPSFIGVYELGWQITGVLFLLASAISSTLFANISELSVHDEAERITDLLERSLVYTGILAIPGMVGGMIFAEPLLAIFGEEYRIGATVVVVLILSRVFHSYEVVFGKVINALDRPDLMFRTNVVFILFNLVFNVLAVATIGWLGAALATTGAMVLKTGLSYYYIRSLLTFSIPIQEILLEILSALIMGFCLWLLVPVSSSLPPFETIVFIGVGAAIYAASVLILVERIRVATADMFRTLLLRMET, from the coding sequence ATGAATTATACGAAGATACTACGATCGTCGCTCGGAACGTTTGTAACGAGGGTCGGTCTGTCGGTAGCGGTCTTTTTGGGCATCTTCTATCTCGCGGTGGCGACAACCCCGGTAGTACTCGGCATCTACTCGTTATTCATCGCTGTTATTCGAGCACTCGATCTTCTGACCAACGTCGGGATCACCGAAGCAGCGCAAAAACGGATCAGCGAAGGCACCGAACGAGACGAATATTTCACCGCCACGTTGGTTGTTCGTCTGGGCTTGTTCGCTCCCGTCGGTATCAGTGTCGCAATCTACCACCAGCAGATCGCCACCTACATCGGAAGCGAGTTGGTGGTGCCGTTCCTATTCGCAGGATCGTTCGCCTTTCTCGTCCGGAAAACGATCGAATCCGGGTTGATCGGTGAGAAGAAAGTCGCACAAGCGGGCTTGCTCCAGTTCATATACGCAACCGGACAGCTAGCTTCGTGGATCTTTCTCGTATCGCTTGGCTACGGATTGTTCGGTGTCCTCGTAGGCTACGTGGTCGGACAGTTGGTTGCTAGTGGGGTTGGAATGATCTTGCTCACGCTCCGGTTGAAGCGGCCCACGATACAGCATTTTCGGAGCCTGTTCGAGTTTGCCAAATACAGCTGGGTTGGAGCAGTAACTACCCAATCATGGATCTGGACGGATACCCTCGTTCTCGGAATCTTCGTCGTGCCCTCGTTCATCGGGGTTTACGAACTCGGCTGGCAGATAACCGGTGTGCTCTTTTTGCTCGCTTCGGCGATCAGTTCGACACTGTTCGCCAATATCAGCGAACTTTCCGTCCACGATGAGGCCGAGCGGATAACGGACCTACTCGAACGCTCACTCGTCTACACCGGAATCCTTGCAATTCCGGGGATGGTCGGTGGGATGATCTTTGCCGAGCCACTATTAGCCATCTTCGGTGAGGAGTATCGGATCGGAGCTACGGTCGTCGTGGTCTTGATCCTCTCGCGGGTGTTCCACAGCTACGAAGTGGTCTTCGGGAAAGTGATCAACGCGCTCGACCGCCCGGATCTGATGTTCCGAACGAACGTCGTGTTCATCCTCTTCAACCTCGTTTTCAATGTCCTCGCCGTTGCGACCATCGGGTGGCTCGGTGCCGCACTCGCTACGACCGGGGCGATGGTACTCAAAACAGGATTATCGTATTACTACATCCGTTCGCTACTTACGTTTTCGATACCAATACAGGAGATCCTCTTGGAGATACTCTCCGCGCTGATCATGGGATTTTGTCTGTGGTTGCTCGTTCCCGTCTCGTCGTCGCTTCCACCGTTCGAAACTATCGTATTCATCGGGGTTGGAGCAGCGATTTACGCCGCATCGGTGCTCATATTGGTCGAACGGATCCGGGTTGCGACAGCTGACATGTTCCGAACCCTACTGTTGAGGATGGAAACGTGA
- a CDS encoding glycosyltransferase family 4 protein — protein sequence MKIAYVLSQNKGGLPHYAAELANAVAHHADVTVFKPAETTADSVFSDDVETVDIFRSMSISIPDMYSFDFEITNNLQGLSSYRNLKRIHEYDPDIIHDPTDFFPQVKFFTKMYRLDTHYPFVVTYHEVPPPVTSLSNPLGTAEELLNTAIPDADLNQIIVHSDQQRTAFARRLDRLDIEVIPHGVYEFFTEHDYQRHPESPTTLLFFGNVFPGKGLDVLAEAIRIVKRDIPDVTLVIAGDGRFSSETKRIIEDEEDCFEIHNYFIPNEAVGEFFSRAALVVLPYREAHAEGTKGHSGALSTAYAFGKPVVTTAIGDFPRQVGGSDSGLVVPPEDPVALADAITELLEDDERRTEMATNSAQQAQRLSWENIAERHIEMYEHIIEQSTR from the coding sequence ATGAAGATCGCGTACGTGCTCTCCCAGAACAAGGGTGGACTTCCACACTACGCTGCGGAACTCGCCAACGCTGTCGCCCATCACGCCGATGTCACAGTGTTCAAACCAGCAGAGACGACCGCAGATAGTGTCTTTTCGGACGACGTCGAAACCGTCGATATATTCAGAAGTATGAGCATATCTATCCCCGATATGTATTCATTCGATTTTGAAATTACGAACAATCTACAAGGACTATCGTCTTATCGAAATCTAAAACGGATCCATGAGTACGATCCGGATATCATCCACGACCCTACGGATTTCTTTCCACAGGTGAAATTCTTCACGAAAATGTACCGATTGGACACGCACTATCCGTTCGTGGTGACGTACCACGAAGTCCCGCCACCGGTGACTTCGCTGTCGAACCCGCTTGGAACAGCCGAAGAACTCCTCAACACAGCGATTCCGGACGCTGATCTCAATCAGATCATCGTCCACAGCGACCAGCAACGGACGGCGTTCGCCCGTCGACTTGATCGACTCGACATCGAGGTCATTCCCCACGGTGTCTACGAGTTCTTTACGGAGCACGACTATCAGCGACACCCTGAAAGCCCGACTACGCTGCTCTTTTTCGGAAACGTCTTTCCAGGAAAAGGTCTCGACGTGTTGGCGGAGGCGATCAGGATAGTGAAACGTGATATTCCCGATGTGACGCTCGTCATTGCTGGAGACGGTCGTTTCTCTTCGGAAACGAAACGGATCATCGAGGACGAAGAGGACTGTTTCGAGATCCACAACTACTTCATCCCGAACGAAGCTGTGGGTGAATTCTTTTCGCGGGCTGCGCTTGTCGTGTTACCGTATCGAGAGGCGCATGCTGAGGGCACGAAAGGACACAGCGGGGCCCTGTCGACAGCTTACGCCTTCGGAAAACCCGTGGTAACCACTGCGATCGGTGACTTTCCCAGACAGGTTGGCGGATCCGATTCCGGGCTAGTGGTTCCACCCGAAGATCCAGTGGCGCTCGCAGACGCTATCACCGAACTCCTTGAAGACGACGAACGACGGACGGAGATGGCTACCAATAGTGCACAGCAAGCCCAACGACTGTCTTGGGAAAACATTGCCGAGCGCCACATCGAGATGTACGAGCACATAATCGAACAGTCCACACGGTGA
- a CDS encoding DUF7344 domain-containing protein, whose translation MASVQRTPQLTKYEIHDVLRNKRRTWVLEQLQQTRKPIPLRELSEQVAAVETGETPPPRNIRESVYNSLHQTHLPKLDELGIVEYHVDRKIVAQAEGFHQVTLYMEVVSADDVTWATYYLAVGCVTLVVITLSSVGLPVFAALSVTGWSILFFALFALSALYQRVSHESIYLDVLHFRDDD comes from the coding sequence ATGGCTAGCGTTCAGAGGACGCCGCAGCTCACGAAGTACGAGATTCACGACGTACTGCGGAACAAACGACGGACATGGGTGCTAGAACAACTTCAGCAGACACGGAAACCGATACCGCTACGGGAGTTGTCCGAACAAGTGGCAGCAGTGGAAACGGGCGAGACACCACCGCCTCGAAACATCAGAGAAAGCGTCTATAACTCCTTACACCAGACTCATCTGCCAAAACTCGATGAACTCGGAATTGTCGAGTATCACGTCGACCGGAAGATTGTCGCACAAGCCGAAGGGTTCCATCAAGTCACCCTCTATATGGAGGTGGTTTCAGCTGATGACGTTACCTGGGCAACTTACTATCTGGCAGTAGGATGTGTGACACTGGTAGTGATCACGCTCTCAAGCGTAGGACTCCCGGTGTTCGCTGCGCTCTCAGTGACAGGATGGTCGATACTGTTTTTTGCCCTGTTCGCCCTCTCTGCGCTGTATCAACGAGTGAGTCACGAGTCGATTTATCTCGATGTGCTCCACTTCCGAGATGATGACTAG
- a CDS encoding sulfatase family protein, producing the protein MVGNTPNILLIHCHDLGRYLGCYGQDIDTPNIDALADDGVLFENHYATAPQCSPSRGSLMTGRYPHVNGLMGLAHEDWALHPNERTMPEYLKQSGYSTHLFGLQHITDHLDRLGYEHIHSGGNLSPAVSPAIHEINRARNIAETIDVFFEKDTFEEPFFASIGFFETHRRQDNGLYGFTDTEYEAADPAEIEPLPYLPDEPGIREDIAAMHGMIQAIDDAVGTITIALEAAGCADETLVIFTTEHGIAFPRAKGSCYDPGIEAALVIRYPGIIDGGQRCDDLVSNVDILPTLLDLLGKAIPEEIEGQSFLPLLTEEMYYPRDNLFAEMTWHDTYNPMRAIRTDQYKYIRNFWHLPSIYLTNDVFKSKAGREVHEQLQSGRRPYEELYDLEKDPYEQTNLVDDPQYEHVRDQLRGRLVRWMRHTSDPLLEGPVPPADYEELLPRI; encoded by the coding sequence ATGGTCGGGAATACACCAAACATCCTCTTGATACACTGTCACGATCTCGGACGGTATCTCGGCTGTTACGGACAGGATATCGACACGCCGAACATCGATGCGCTCGCAGACGACGGGGTCCTCTTCGAAAATCACTACGCGACGGCCCCCCAGTGTTCACCGAGTCGCGGGAGTCTGATGACTGGCCGATACCCACACGTCAATGGTCTAATGGGACTGGCTCACGAGGACTGGGCTCTACATCCCAACGAGCGTACCATGCCGGAGTACCTAAAGCAGAGCGGATACAGTACGCATTTGTTTGGACTTCAGCACATCACAGATCATCTCGATCGACTCGGATACGAACACATCCATTCCGGCGGTAATCTCTCACCAGCAGTTTCGCCTGCGATCCACGAGATCAACCGAGCGCGGAATATCGCCGAAACGATCGACGTCTTTTTCGAGAAGGACACCTTTGAGGAGCCGTTTTTCGCCTCGATTGGGTTTTTCGAAACCCACCGCAGACAGGACAACGGACTGTACGGATTCACGGACACGGAGTACGAGGCTGCTGATCCCGCCGAGATCGAACCACTACCGTATCTCCCTGATGAACCCGGGATCAGAGAAGACATAGCTGCGATGCACGGAATGATTCAGGCGATCGACGACGCTGTAGGAACGATCACCATCGCACTCGAAGCAGCAGGGTGTGCCGATGAAACGCTCGTCATATTTACGACCGAGCACGGGATCGCCTTCCCGCGAGCGAAGGGATCGTGTTACGATCCCGGTATCGAGGCCGCCCTTGTCATACGGTATCCAGGAATAATCGACGGTGGACAGCGTTGTGATGATCTAGTGAGCAATGTTGATATACTACCCACGCTGCTCGATCTACTCGGCAAAGCCATCCCGGAAGAGATCGAGGGACAGAGTTTCCTGCCCCTGTTGACCGAAGAGATGTACTACCCCCGCGATAATCTGTTCGCCGAAATGACCTGGCACGATACGTACAATCCAATGCGGGCGATCAGGACCGACCAGTACAAATACATCAGGAACTTCTGGCACTTACCATCGATCTACCTCACGAACGACGTCTTCAAAAGCAAGGCTGGCCGAGAAGTCCACGAACAGTTACAATCCGGCCGGCGACCCTACGAAGAGCTGTACGATCTCGAAAAAGATCCGTACGAACAGACCAACTTAGTCGATGATCCGCAGTACGAACACGTCCGTGACCAGCTCCGAGGACGATTGGTGCGCTGGATGAGACACACGTCCGATCCACTGCTCGAAGGGCCCGTACCGCCCGCGGATTACGAGGAATTACTTCCACGGATATAA
- a CDS encoding alkaline phosphatase family protein, translating to MTIVLGWDALDYELVEKFGLTETFGPYYSQLETFDNPHLGKPHTYEVWPSIITGVPPEEHGIHVESTNGVDWKNPAVAAVSRTARGIVPRRIRAKFGRRLQNQGVQLDFKSADYYESQGISTVFDGRTARPVAIPNYRVPADDELGIVFDRGAHLKQFLNVEDMGNGNTQSVPTASLSQLEERLATEALGKLGVVHSAIQREYDLIFVWLGFLDTIGHVAPVAAETDPSWQERAYRMAAEWTDEIKHSLQDSDRLICVSDHGLKEGEHTHAAFFGTTEQRLLDDAESVYDIRSVIETVTTSNPTVDEPALRPAYTGNDSVQTRTADDVRNQLDNLGYL from the coding sequence ATGACGATTGTGCTAGGATGGGACGCTCTAGACTACGAATTAGTCGAAAAGTTCGGGCTCACAGAAACGTTTGGGCCGTATTATTCGCAGCTCGAAACGTTCGACAATCCTCATCTCGGTAAGCCCCACACCTACGAGGTATGGCCCTCGATCATCACAGGGGTGCCACCGGAAGAACACGGGATTCACGTCGAATCGACAAACGGGGTGGACTGGAAAAATCCGGCCGTTGCGGCAGTAAGTCGAACGGCCAGAGGCATCGTGCCTCGACGTATCCGGGCCAAGTTCGGGCGACGGCTCCAGAACCAAGGAGTGCAGCTCGATTTCAAATCCGCAGACTACTACGAATCACAGGGTATCTCGACGGTGTTCGACGGGCGAACAGCTCGTCCTGTTGCGATCCCGAACTACCGGGTTCCCGCCGACGACGAACTCGGAATCGTGTTCGATCGAGGCGCGCACCTCAAACAGTTCCTCAACGTCGAAGATATGGGCAATGGAAACACCCAATCGGTTCCGACAGCATCGCTCTCTCAGCTCGAAGAGCGACTCGCCACTGAAGCCTTGGGAAAGCTGGGTGTCGTCCACTCCGCCATTCAACGCGAATACGACCTCATCTTCGTGTGGTTGGGATTTCTCGACACGATCGGTCACGTTGCGCCCGTCGCAGCCGAAACCGATCCGAGTTGGCAAGAACGCGCGTACCGAATGGCTGCAGAGTGGACGGATGAAATCAAACACTCCCTCCAAGACAGCGATCGACTGATATGTGTCTCCGATCACGGCCTCAAAGAGGGAGAGCATACACACGCTGCGTTTTTCGGTACCACTGAACAACGACTCCTCGACGATGCCGAGTCCGTTTACGACATCCGGTCCGTAATCGAAACCGTCACGACGAGTAACCCAACAGTCGACGAACCAGCACTCCGGCCAGCATACACGGGTAACGACAGTGTTCAGACTCGTACAGCCGATGACGTGAGAAACCAACTAGATAATTTGGGCTATCTATGA
- a CDS encoding MATE family efflux transporter: MLTQVLRTLMRTTDVIVAGFLSPAAVAAVGLADVYARLPARIGSGVGDGAIALSSQDTGRGAVGNRNEAVTQALLIGVLASVPFIVFGLFFNEWAIAVLGAEIDVVQSGALYLVIILLSSPARHTVLIAARAIQGTGDTRSPMIVRSGANAVNIVGTVVLAFGIGPLPELSVIGIAVATTSANYLEAMAFLVFIYSHWSQIEYVHPTDPIIGKQLILIGLPRTAEGLTELIAEFPFNAILLVFGTEVNAAYHIGRRMYQQIAAPLSRGYGIATNIIVGQGLGEGNPTEAYWDGSIIAMLGVITVGGLGFVLFGIAEQFVLLFTHDPMTVAYATGFARAYALSTVLIALYVVIAGALRGGSETRVPFLAKLSGTFIFLLGTTYLFGLRLGYGVVAAYAGIVADYAWRNVVLCFYYATGDWRERGTTMMTDRAGADDEHASTPDD, translated from the coding sequence ATACTGACGCAGGTGCTTCGGACGTTAATGCGAACCACAGACGTAATCGTCGCTGGATTTCTCTCGCCAGCAGCAGTGGCAGCTGTCGGTCTCGCGGATGTGTACGCACGACTCCCTGCGCGCATCGGCTCCGGCGTGGGCGATGGAGCGATCGCATTATCGAGTCAAGACACCGGCCGTGGTGCCGTTGGAAACCGGAACGAAGCTGTTACACAAGCGCTTCTCATCGGTGTACTCGCCAGTGTTCCGTTCATCGTGTTCGGTCTCTTCTTCAACGAATGGGCGATCGCTGTACTCGGGGCAGAGATCGACGTGGTCCAGAGCGGAGCGTTGTATCTGGTGATCATTCTGTTGAGTAGTCCGGCGCGTCACACCGTGTTGATCGCTGCCCGCGCCATTCAGGGAACCGGTGATACGCGTTCTCCGATGATCGTTCGGAGCGGAGCAAACGCCGTCAACATCGTCGGAACGGTCGTTCTCGCGTTCGGGATCGGTCCGTTGCCGGAGCTTTCAGTCATCGGTATCGCGGTCGCAACCACCAGCGCCAATTATCTCGAAGCGATGGCGTTTCTCGTGTTTATTTACAGCCACTGGAGTCAGATCGAATACGTCCATCCGACCGATCCGATCATCGGAAAGCAGCTGATCCTCATCGGACTCCCCCGTACTGCCGAGGGACTAACCGAACTGATCGCTGAGTTCCCGTTTAACGCCATCTTACTCGTGTTCGGAACGGAGGTCAACGCTGCCTACCACATCGGACGGCGGATGTATCAACAGATCGCTGCCCCGCTTTCACGTGGATACGGAATCGCGACCAACATCATCGTCGGCCAAGGACTCGGGGAAGGCAATCCGACCGAGGCGTACTGGGACGGCAGCATCATCGCTATGCTGGGGGTGATCACCGTCGGTGGACTCGGATTCGTTCTGTTCGGGATCGCAGAACAGTTCGTACTGCTTTTCACGCACGATCCGATGACCGTCGCGTACGCGACGGGTTTCGCCCGAGCGTACGCGCTTTCGACCGTTCTCATCGCACTGTACGTCGTGATCGCCGGGGCACTTCGAGGCGGAAGCGAAACGAGAGTCCCGTTTCTGGCCAAACTCTCGGGGACGTTCATCTTCCTTCTCGGGACGACCTATCTCTTCGGACTTCGACTCGGATACGGTGTCGTTGCGGCATACGCCGGGATTGTCGCTGATTATGCGTGGCGGAACGTGGTACTTTGTTTCTACTACGCGACCGGTGATTGGCGCGAGCGAGGAACGACGATGATGACCGATCGAGCAGGTGCCGACGATGAGCACGCGTCGACGCCCGACGACTAA